DNA from Zetaproteobacteria bacterium:
AATGGCAACTGCCGCTGAGCCCGCCGTCCGATCCCCACCGCGGAACCCGCGATGCCACTCCGCCGGCATGGGCGGCGGCGCATTCGGGGGAGATCACGCTGCGGCTGCTCTCCAGCGCCACCGCCAGACAACACCGCCTGCGTATTCCGATGGGTGGAGCGGTGGAGCTTGAGGGGCTCTCCATCCGGCTGCTCGGGCTGGCCGGTGGGTTGCGCATCCACAGCGACGGACGGATGTTCGACGACCCCGCCACCGACAACCCCGCCGCCTTCCTGCGCATCGACAAGGAGGGGCGCATACGTTTCTCCGGCTGGCTCTACCAGCGCTTTCCCGAGATGTTCACGCCCGACATCCCGGGGTGGAAGTTTTTCCTCGACAACGTTAGCATTCACCCGCTTCCGGCCG
Protein-coding regions in this window:
- a CDS encoding DUF2155 domain-containing protein translates to MRPRIMFALLPLLLSLLPGCDQEAPQPIQWQLPLSPPSDPHRGTRDATPPAWAAAHSGEITLRLLSSATARQHRLRIPMGGAVELEGLSIRLLGLAGGLRIHSDGRMFDDPATDNPAAFLRIDKEGRIRFSGWLYQRFPEMFTPDIPGWKFFLDNVSIHPLPAASDAEAPSPRSLSSAG